The window gggacttgaaaggTCACGTTCACACTTGTAATCTGTAGTAACACTGTCGAACACTAGGTggcagtatttttaaaaaaaaaagattaatggactTTTCAAAGGAAATAacaattttgctttaaaacgtTGAGGttcctttttcaaattttgagcatatttataattattttggACTGTGTGTTCCTTAATGGAGTGAATAACCTGAATGTTGGAGAAGGTGTTTGGGTAAATCGGAGCAGCTGTTTGTTACTCCTAACCTGACGGCTCCTGTTTATGTGACTCCTTCAGGTAGTGCAGGGCCTTCTGGAAATCTCCCAGGTGGTAGTAGGCCACTCCAGATCGGTAAAGAGCCTTGAAGTTCTTCCCTTCTTTAAGAAGGACTTTCAAGCAATACTCCTTCACGCGCTCGTAGTTCACCAGCTCCATCTGCAAAAGGCaagctgaaaaacagaaaagaaacacgtTTATTTTGGCAAACCGTCTCATTTATTagtgtttttatctttcttcTGCTATACAAATGCTGGTTTTGGGGGTGGAGTCAGACAGAGATCCGCCCCCTAATGTTGTGCCTCATGTGAGTCTGTCATGCAGCTTTGcggatgatttcactgaaaatcATCTGCGGTTTAATGAGggaaaacatttgtaaattaaaaacagaagaatgttGGTTTGGTGTGTTTTCGTGACACAGATGCTGCTCCGTCTTCACAGATGcgtcaaggggggggggggggggcagagcggCTCAGATCCTCGTGAATCATTCCTGATTTTTGGAGCAGACATCTGTTTGAACAGCTCACCCACCGGCCAGGCTGTTGTAACACTCCAGCTCCGCGTTCTCCATCGCCCCCTTCTGCTCGTCCGTCAGCGGGCTGGACCTGCCGATGGACGGCAGGAAGGACGACGGGGAGTTGGAGCCCGCGTCCGGGTCCCCCAGAACCCTGCACAGCCCCTTGATCTCCAGCAGAGCGCGGTGGTATTTCCCGATGGCCTCCCGGTACTTCTTATCCTTGTAGCACTGCGTGCCCTGGCTCTTGAAGTCCAGCGCGCGCCTGACCACGTCCGCCGGCTCGTTGTGGGACGGCTGCTTCAGCATCGACCCACCATGATGCCTCTGCTGCTGGAGCTggtgctgaagctgctgctggtaCCTGGCGTCTTTGGTCcggccgccgccgccgctgttGTTGGGGGGCTGCGCGCACGGCTGGAGC is drawn from Oryzias latipes chromosome 22, ASM223467v1 and contains these coding sequences:
- the LOC101169575 gene encoding tetratricopeptide repeat protein 9A, coding for MSNMSVIKAGLEGRADGGGGGGSPRLQPCAQPPNNSGGGGRTKDARYQQQLQHQLQQQRHHGGSMLKQPSHNEPADVVRRALDFKSQGTQCYKDKKYREAIGKYHRALLEIKGLCRVLGDPDAGSNSPSSFLPSIGRSSPLTDEQKGAMENAELECYNSLAACLLQMELVNYERVKEYCLKVLLKEGKNFKALYRSGVAYYHLGDFQKALHYLKESHKQEPSDTNVIRYIQLTEMKIRRNAQREKKEAT